The Tepidibacter aestuarii genome contains a region encoding:
- a CDS encoding response regulator transcription factor, with protein MSNSNLIYVVDDEKHIRELLKNYLEKEGYNVCTYNDGQQALDAFNMKQCDMLIVDVMMPNMDGLSLCKTIRSISDIPIIIISAKNDEVDRILGLEFGSDDYIAKPFSPRELVVRVRNMFRRLKPTDTSTNNSDTLSYKNVRIFQKNRSLFVNDDEIKLTYKEFELITLLLNNLNIAFSREKIIEKIWGYDYIGDTRQVDDLIKRIRKKLLLNNSEVKIDTIWGYGYKITK; from the coding sequence GTGAGTAATAGTAATTTAATTTATGTTGTAGACGATGAAAAGCATATTAGAGAATTATTAAAAAATTACCTAGAAAAAGAAGGTTACAATGTATGTACATACAATGATGGTCAACAAGCTTTGGATGCATTCAATATGAAACAGTGTGATATGCTTATTGTAGATGTTATGATGCCTAATATGGATGGACTTAGTTTATGTAAAACAATAAGATCAATTAGCGATATTCCTATAATAATAATTTCTGCTAAAAATGATGAAGTAGATAGAATATTAGGTCTTGAATTTGGAAGTGATGATTATATAGCTAAGCCATTTAGTCCTAGAGAGTTAGTTGTAAGAGTAAGAAATATGTTCAGAAGATTAAAGCCTACAGATACTTCTACTAATAATTCTGATACCCTTTCATATAAAAATGTACGTATTTTTCAAAAAAATAGATCTTTATTTGTAAATGATGATGAGATCAAATTAACTTATAAAGAATTTGAGCTTATTACACTTCTTTTAAATAATTTGAATATAGCTTTTTCTAGAGAAAAGATAATAGAAAAGATCTGGGGATATGATTATATAGGTGATACTAGACAGGTAGATGATTTAATTAAAAGAATTAGAAAAAAACTTCTTTTAAATAACTCCGAAGTTAAGATAGATACCATATGGGGATATGGCTATAAAATAACTAAGTAG
- a CDS encoding sensor domain-containing diguanylate cyclase produces the protein MLKSDNTSIKNFLLKSMVILIIIITTVIEGNNIIRQYRNFLRETEVLKLEDIEHQKKSLENQMNEVFEYIEFEKNNTYKLLKENPKYTDEQIEQIIKQRVKEFVSRIHFGYNDEQYIFIMTYDGIELANGKYLELVGKDMLEIKDADGVKVSQRLIKSAKENEYGVYLTQKWIKDTDNLDHDKLYFAKPVPEWEWVIGSGVYIDDIEENIKKNESVLKKQFEKEIKIVAILMIIIMLIATICIKSINDKINKKIEFVVSFFERASKERIYIDIEELRYTELKRMAASVNNMIKDRYDIENKINKMNIQLKELSITDGLTGLYNHKHICQILKKEIQKSCILKSDLSIIMIDIDHFKKINDNYGHQFGDDVLVEISKYIKKYIDKNGFVGRYGGEEFLIVLPNSNIENTYKKAEKIRNGIKNIRFNNKDAVVTISGGAVQFKEESSKDIVNKADNLLYKAKENGRDRIERGT, from the coding sequence ATGTTAAAATCGGACAATACCAGCATAAAAAATTTTTTGCTTAAAAGTATGGTGATTCTTATTATTATAATAACGACTGTAATAGAAGGAAATAACATCATTAGGCAGTATAGAAATTTTTTAAGAGAAACTGAAGTTTTGAAATTAGAGGATATAGAGCATCAAAAAAAATCATTAGAAAATCAGATGAATGAAGTATTTGAATACATAGAATTTGAAAAAAACAATACATATAAATTACTAAAAGAAAACCCTAAATACACAGATGAACAAATAGAGCAAATAATAAAACAAAGAGTTAAGGAATTTGTATCGAGAATTCACTTTGGTTATAACGATGAACAATATATATTTATAATGACTTATGATGGAATTGAGCTTGCAAATGGTAAATATCTAGAGCTAGTAGGCAAGGATATGCTAGAAATTAAGGATGCTGATGGAGTAAAAGTAAGTCAAAGGCTTATAAAAAGCGCTAAAGAAAATGAATATGGAGTATATCTAACTCAAAAATGGATAAAAGATACCGATAATTTAGATCATGATAAACTATATTTTGCAAAGCCTGTTCCTGAGTGGGAGTGGGTTATAGGTTCCGGTGTATATATAGATGATATAGAGGAAAATATAAAAAAGAATGAATCTGTATTAAAAAAGCAGTTTGAAAAAGAAATTAAAATAGTAGCAATACTTATGATTATAATAATGCTAATAGCTACTATATGTATTAAAAGCATAAATGATAAGATAAATAAAAAAATAGAATTTGTGGTGTCTTTCTTCGAAAGAGCTTCAAAAGAAAGAATATACATAGATATAGAAGAATTAAGATATACAGAACTAAAAAGAATGGCTGCATCGGTAAATAATATGATAAAAGACAGATATGATATAGAAAATAAAATAAATAAGATGAATATACAACTTAAAGAATTGAGCATAACAGATGGACTGACAGGACTTTATAATCATAAACATATATGCCAGATATTAAAGAAAGAGATACAAAAATCATGTATATTAAAAAGTGATTTATCTATAATAATGATTGACATAGATCATTTCAAAAAAATAAATGATAATTATGGACACCAATTTGGTGATGATGTTCTAGTTGAAATATCTAAATATATTAAAAAATATATTGATAAAAATGGGTTTGTTGGAAGATATGGAGGAGAAGAATTCTTGATAGTCTTGCCAAATTCTAATATAGAAAATACTTATAAAAAGGCAGAAAAAATAAGAAATGGAATAAAAAATATCAGATTCAATAATAAAGATGCTGTGGTTACAATAAGTGGAGGAGCGGTTCAATTTAAAGAAGAATCCTCTAAGGATATAGTCAATAAAGCAGATAATCTGCTGTATAAAGCAAAAGAAAATGGAAGAGATAGGATAGAAAGAGGGACATAA
- a CDS encoding HAMP domain-containing sensor histidine kinase translates to MKKSISNKLIRLNVFLVVFALFLMSFMSMFFIKGYLEKQLIKDLISESKLFQKMAQDGAMDQKKINRELLRSNLDDNYKFYRREFESQSIIFSNKNGYYQPIFYSSRRNLLDNESIQTIINNVESGKYNFKFTSNGVEYLAVARNAKNISNNKASRGFVLTYISNNTATTIIKGISKILFLSMLLSTCICIAVIFFASKKITNPIVKLTNLAKEISNRNFDSTISINTGDEIESLSNSINKMACSIKDYDTNQKHLFQNISHELKTPLMSIQGYAEGVRDNMFDDNKKALNIIIDESNRVKKYVEDIIFLSKLEMMDISFEYSFYNINDVIISSIEKVESIAILGDIDIMYSPKEDVYLNIDKDKLIQALINLLSNCLKYTKDTIGVDTLKTNDYFEIKIWDNGNGFNKDDLNKIFNRFYKGEKEGSGIGMSIVQEVIKNHNGTISANNRNIGGAEFTIKIPLS, encoded by the coding sequence ATGAAGAAATCAATTTCAAATAAACTTATACGATTAAATGTGTTTTTAGTTGTATTCGCACTTTTTCTTATGTCTTTTATGTCTATGTTCTTTATAAAAGGTTATTTGGAAAAGCAGTTGATAAAAGATCTTATATCAGAAAGTAAACTTTTTCAAAAAATGGCTCAAGACGGAGCAATGGACCAAAAAAAAATAAATAGAGAATTATTAAGATCAAACTTAGATGATAATTATAAGTTTTACAGAAGAGAATTTGAAAGTCAAAGTATTATATTTTCTAATAAAAATGGTTATTACCAACCTATATTTTATTCATCTAGACGCAACCTCTTAGACAATGAATCTATTCAGACTATAATAAATAATGTTGAAAGTGGCAAATACAATTTTAAGTTCACATCAAACGGAGTTGAATATTTAGCTGTAGCAAGAAATGCAAAGAATATATCCAATAATAAAGCTTCACGTGGCTTTGTATTAACTTATATTTCAAATAATACTGCTACTACGATAATAAAAGGTATATCAAAAATACTATTCCTTTCTATGCTATTATCAACCTGCATATGTATAGCTGTTATATTTTTTGCTTCAAAGAAGATCACAAATCCTATAGTTAAATTAACCAATTTAGCAAAGGAAATTTCAAATAGAAATTTTGATTCCACTATTTCTATAAATACTGGAGACGAAATAGAAAGCTTAAGTAATTCTATAAATAAAATGGCCTGTAGTATAAAAGATTATGATACTAATCAAAAACATTTATTCCAGAATATATCTCACGAGTTAAAAACACCTTTAATGTCTATACAAGGATATGCTGAAGGTGTTAGAGACAATATGTTTGATGATAATAAAAAAGCTCTAAATATAATAATAGATGAAAGTAATAGAGTAAAAAAATATGTTGAAGATATTATATTCTTATCTAAACTCGAAATGATGGATATATCTTTTGAGTACAGTTTTTATAATATTAATGATGTTATAATAAGTTCTATTGAAAAAGTAGAGAGCATCGCTATCTTAGGAGATATAGATATAATGTATAGTCCAAAAGAAGATGTTTATTTAAATATAGATAAGGATAAATTAATACAAGCTCTAATAAATCTTTTATCTAATTGTCTTAAATACACAAAAGATACAATTGGGGTAGATACTTTAAAAACGAATGATTATTTTGAAATTAAGATATGGGATAACGGAAATGGCTTTAATAAAGATGATCTAAATAAAATCTTCAATAGATTCTATAAAGGTGAAAAAGAAGGTAGCGGAATCGGTATGTCTATAGTTCAAGAAGTAATAAAAAATCATAATGGAACTATATCTGCTAACAATAGAAACATTGGTGGAGCTGAATTTACAATAAAAATACCTTTATCTTAA